One window of Triticum dicoccoides isolate Atlit2015 ecotype Zavitan chromosome 5A, WEW_v2.0, whole genome shotgun sequence genomic DNA carries:
- the LOC119299825 gene encoding uncharacterized protein LOC119299825 codes for MAYIHGPTSPEPPPRHRSAAAPPSAAAPRIYSPPRKSPSIDARSSRPKSPWCCLPICRHSLRWSSPAAARSRGPDGPSHKIHGIEAIPPGQGGTDCLAYILTGSAEWTDENTRIIVELFVKQVKAGNMPNTHLTPSAYDEVGKEFLMRTGLEYTPKQDLPGCGKFKKHGLRNEEGLRVLFEDISVDGTDHWNPASGLPPPSSSALKIALNVDEIADLDLEDDSEEQPSPTVASSSKVRLGVTIPEKNKKSKTSQVMQEEIRKISSIAQASHTSFQSFLQKDETISVASTMDLVRACGATDDTDEHFIATELFLKREQREMFLHMTSDSQKGWLRRRFDLKYGN; via the exons ccgccgccccgtcACCggtcggccgccgcgccgccgtccgccgccgctccTCGGATCTACAGCCCGCCCCGCAAGTCTCCGTCCATCGACGCTCGCAGCAGCCGCCCAAAGTCCCCGTGGTGTTGTCTCCCCATCTGCCGCCACTCCCTCCGTTGGTCGTCGCCGGCAGCCGCACGAAGTAGAGGTCCCGACGGGCCTAGCCACAAGATCCACGGTATAGAAGCCATTCCCCCAGGTCAAG GTGGCACTGATTGTTTGGCATATATTTT AACTGGGTCTGCCGAATGGACCGATGAGAATACTCGGATTATCGTGGAGTTGTTTGTGAAACAAGTGAAGGCTGGAAACATGCCAAACACTCATTTGACACCCAGTGCATATGATGAGGTGGGAAAGGAGTTCTTGATGAGAACTGGGCTTGAGTACACACCAAAGCAA GACCTTCCAGGTTGTGGCAAGTTCAAGAAGCATGGACTCCGTAACGAAGAAGGCTTGCGCGTCTTGTTTGAGGATATCAGTGTTGATGGCACTGACCATTGGAACCCCGCATCTGGTCTGCCTCCCCCCTCTAGTTCGGCATTGAAAATAGCCTTGAATGTTGACGAAATCGCCGATCTTGATTTGGAGGATGATAGTGAAGAGCAACCTTCTCCGACAGTAGCTAGTTCATCTAAAGTGAGGCTTGGGGTCACGATTccagagaagaacaagaaatcgAAGACTTCACAAGTGATGCAAGAGGAGATTAGAAAGATTAGTTCTATTGCCCAAGCTTCACACACATCGTTTCAGTCTTTTCTACAGAAAGATGAGACCATTTCTGTTGCCTCTACCATGGATTTAGTTCGTGCTTGTGGTGCAACAGACGACACTGATGAGCATTTCATTGCTACTGAGCTCTTTCTGAAGAGAGAGCAAAGAGAGATGTTCTTGCACATGACATCCGACTCTCAAAAGGGTTGGTTGCGTAGGAGGTTTGACCTCAAGTATGGGAACTAG